The nucleotide window TTACGCAGCTCCAGCCAGGCCTCTTTGGTTTCACCGGGGTGTGTGCCGGTATCCACGACGATGACACCGTCCTCGCCGACAACCATGATCACATTGCCAAGACTGTAACCAACCGCCGAAAAGACATTCTCGCCAACCTTGTAGACCTTTTTCTCAAAATGGGCCGTATGGGCGGCCAGTTCTGGATGAATGGAAATTTCCGGCCTTGTAACATCAGCCGCCTGCGCCGCAAGAGCGGCCGGTAAAAGACCCAGAATACACCAGACTGACACCAAAAGACGGATTGAAATATTGTCGCGCATGATCTTGCCTTCCCTTTATTCTGTTTCCCGGCTCTTCCTGCGGTTTCCCGGAATGAAAAGAGTTTACGACTCCCTTATTATTCCGTAAAATAATATTAATTAGGCATTATAATAACTTTTTGGAATATATATGATTGAACTGAGGGATTTGCAGCTGGTCACGGCACTGGCCCGGGAAGGCAGTTTCAACAGGGCCGCTGAAACCCTGAATATGTCCCAGCCTGCCCTGACCAAAAAGATTGCCCGACTGGAAGACAAGCTCGGCGTCACCCTGTTTCACAGATCAAGACGCGGAACCACCCCGACAGTGTTTGGATCGTATCTGCTTGACCAAGGCAAACAGCTTATGGATCAGGGGGAAATCCTGCACCGCCAGATAATGTTGATGGCAAATATGGAGCTGGGCGAGCTGCGCCTGGGCGTTGGTCCTGTTGTCGAACAGAACCTGCTGTCCGGGGTCTTGGCCAATTTTCTGTCACGCTTCCCGAAAATTTCGGTGGATGTCCGGGTCGATTCTGCCGTCAACCTCCTGCATGATCTGAAAGAGGCCCGACTGGACCTTGCGGTTGGCGCCTTTGATCTTGGTGGAGACATCGACAATCTGCAGGCCAGTGCTCTTGCTGATCAAGCCATCATATTCGCCGCCCGTCCCGATCACCCCCTGTTCCTGGAGAAGACGCCGGGAACT belongs to Emcibacter sp. and includes:
- a CDS encoding LysR family transcriptional regulator, with amino-acid sequence MIELRDLQLVTALAREGSFNRAAETLNMSQPALTKKIARLEDKLGVTLFHRSRRGTTPTVFGSYLLDQGKQLMDQGEILHRQIMLMANMELGELRLGVGPVVEQNLLSGVLANFLSRFPKISVDVRVDSAVNLLHDLKEARLDLAVGAFDLGGDIDNLQASALADQAIIFAARPDHPLFLEKTPGTGISVAEMLKYPLTAPRIPDYIQDWFAAKHTGADTPLTWGVKCENYNVLRAVAKATDHVTGGPVHLFMEDFDKGELRPVPLAEDAILRTAVLTRPEALHSPAVTILTEIFMDVAESLVGKIDEPVSA